From Etheostoma cragini isolate CJK2018 unplaced genomic scaffold, CSU_Ecrag_1.0 ScbMSFa_1260, whole genome shotgun sequence, the proteins below share one genomic window:
- the LOC117939840 gene encoding spectrin beta chain, erythrocytic-like — KTLSDIEKSWVLLERAEHERESALQEALLRLENLEQLALNFERKAALRDGYLEDTLRLIRRQDLRGLSSLEEAQAAGRRLEALATDALAREPRFAALRNMAEAIERGNYHSKEHIIRREQNISHRWKDLLQQLQEQRGLLGNVVENLSVLRDIELVSQELNELQ; from the exons gtAAAACCCTGAGTGACATAGAGAAGAGTTGGGTGTTGCTGGAGAGAGCTGAACATGAGCGGGAGAGCGCCCTGCAGGAGGCGCTGCTCCGCCTGGAGAACCTGGAGCAGCTCGCCCTCAACTTTGAGAGGAAG GCAGCACTCAGGGACGGGTATCTGGAGGACACGCTGCGTCTGATCCGGAGGCAGGACCTCCGCGGCCTCTCCAGCCTGGAGGAGGCCCAGGCCGCCGGCCGGCGTCTGGAGGCGCTGGCCACCGACGCCCTGGCCAGAGAGCCGCGCTTCGCCGCCCTGAGAAACATGGCCGAGGCCATCGAGAGGGGAAACTACCACAGCAAGGAGCACATCATCCGGAG AGAGCAGAACATTAGCCATCGATGGAAGGACCTACTGCAGCAGCTCCAAGAGCAGAGGGGGCTGCTGGGTAATGTAGTTGAAAATCTAAGCGTCCTCCGAGACATTGAGCTTGTCTCCCAGGAACTCAACGAACTACAG